Proteins encoded in a region of the Anopheles ziemanni chromosome 2, idAnoZiCoDA_A2_x.2, whole genome shotgun sequence genome:
- the LOC131283165 gene encoding probable lysine-specific demethylase 4A isoform X2 yields the protein MTTPRIMVFRPTWEEFQDFSAYVDYMESKGAHKAGLVKVVPPPEWIPRKQGYDIKDININIRTPIEQEVSGRQGIYQQINIQKRAMTVQEFYEKAKQERHATPKHFDYADIEKKFWKNITYVAPIYGADVPGSITDPDVKVWNINCLGTILDYVNADYNISIAGVNTAYLYFGMWKTTFAWHTEDMDLYSINYLHFGAPKTWYAIPPEHGRKLEKLAERFFPANYQECKAFLRHKMTLISTQVLKANGIPFNKITQEPGEIMITFPYGYHAGFNHGFNCAESTNFATERWIEYGKRASVCNCRPDMVKISMETFVRRFQPERYERWLRGEDFGYHPEDPTNYYAAPKPMLPKNFKRCPDAPVPQKRGCAPLKMEKKKTVKKTSEKAKDRLKSVWSKLEGRECGVATDLLIDGPVKSSNNLRFHTQTINLINNNTV from the exons ATGACAACACCGAGAATAATGGTCTTTCGACCAACGTGGGAAGAGTTCCAAGACTTCTCCGCGTACGTGGACTACATGGAATCGAAGGGAGCACACAAGGCTGGGCTGGTAAAG GTTGTTCCACCGCCGGAGTGGATTCCGCGCAAGCAGGGCTACGacatcaaagacataaacataaacattcgcACTCCCATCGAGCAGGAGGTATCCGGGAGGCAGGGTATTTACCAGCAGAttaacatccagaaacgtgcAATGACGGTGCAGGAGTTTTACGAGAAAGCCAAACAGGAACGGCATGCCACACCGAAGCATTTCGACTATGCGGATATAGAGAAGAAATTTTGGAAAAACATTACGTATGTGGCACCGATCTACGGCGCGGACGTACCGGGCAGCATCACCGATCCGGATGTCAAAGTGTGGAACATCAACTGCCTGGGAACCATCCTGGACTACGTGAATGCCGATTATAATATTTCGATCGCCGGTGTGAACACCGCCTACCTGTACTTCGGCATGTGGAAGACCACGTTCGCTTGGCACACGGAAGATATGGATCTGTATTCGATAAACTATTTGCACTTTGGGGCACCGAAAACGTGGTACGCGATTCCTCCCGAGCACGGGCGGAAACTGGAGAAGTTGGCTGAACGCTTCTTTCCGGCAAACTACCAGGAGTGTAAGGCGTTCCTGCGCCACAAGATGACGCTCATCAGCACGCAGGTACTGAAAGCGAATGGCATCCCGTTCAACAAGATTACTCAGGAGCCGGGAGAGATTATGATAACCTTCCCGTACGGTTACCATGCCGGGTTTAACCATGGATTCAACTGTGCGGAATCGACCAACTTTGCCACGGAACGATGGATCGAGTACGGCAAGCGTGCGTCGGTGTGCAACTGCCGGCCGGACATGGTGAAAATTTCGATGGAAACGTTCGTCCGTCGCTTCCAACCGGAGCGGTACGAGCGTTGGCTAAGAGGTGAAGATTTCGGCTACCATCCGGAGGACCCCACCAACTACTATGCGGCACCGAAGCCAATGCTTcccaaaaattttaaaag ATGTCCCGATGCGCCAGTGCCGCAGAAACGTGGCTGTGCTCCGCTAAAgatggagaagaagaagacagtGAAAAAGACGAGCGAAAAGGCGAAAGATAGACTGAAATCCGTCTGGAGCAAGCTGGAGGGTCGAGAGTGCGGTGTCGCAACCGATCTGCTCATCGATGGACCGGTCAAGAGCAGCAACAACCTTCGCTTCCATACGCAAACCATTAACTtgatcaacaacaacactgTCTAG
- the LOC131294733 gene encoding uncharacterized protein LOC131294733: MITHWTLMVLVSLAISGPYKALARPMEPEAPAELYSKLAEEFQRFHNQEIRFLQYLSVQAERQQREENYLQQQREQQQQLLDSRNSLLEDGSILDELRPEFGVDNPMAAVDDSIVSNNGRALNGFGHDVVAQTEPAQKEAPHQKSKNEKRNHHYMSLCHFKLCNMGRKRNQRFPQFWN, encoded by the exons ATGATTACCCATTGGACGCTGATGGTGTTGGTGTCGTTGGCGATTTCCGGCCCGTACAAGGCACTAGCCCGACCGATGGAACCGGAAGCGCCGGCGGAACTGTACAGCAAGCTGGCCGAGGAGTTCCAGCGGTTCCACAACCAGGAGATCCGCTTCCTGCAGTATTTGTCGGTGCAGGCGGAACGCCAGCAGCGCGAGGAAAACTATCTTCAGCAGCAGcgcgaacagcagcagcaactgctCGATTCTCGCAACTCCCTGCTGGAGGACGGTTCGATACTGGACGAGTTACGGCCGGAGTTTGGCGTGGACAACCCGATGGCGGCGGTGGACGATAGCATCGTGTCCAACAATGGACGTGCTCTGAACGGCTTCGGTCATGACGTAGTGGCTCAAACGGAACCGGCGCAGAAGGAAGCCCCGCACCAGAAgagcaaaaacgaaaagagaAATCACCACT ACATGTCCTTGTGCCATTTCAAATTGTGCAACATGGGACGCAAGCGTAACCAACGATTTCCGCAATT CTGGAACTAA
- the LOC131283165 gene encoding probable lysine-specific demethylase 4A isoform X1: MTTPRIMVFRPTWEEFQDFSAYVDYMESKGAHKAGLVKVVPPPEWIPRKQGYDIKDININIRTPIEQEVSGRQGIYQQINIQKRAMTVQEFYEKAKQERHATPKHFDYADIEKKFWKNITYVAPIYGADVPGSITDPDVKVWNINCLGTILDYVNADYNISIAGVNTAYLYFGMWKTTFAWHTEDMDLYSINYLHFGAPKTWYAIPPEHGRKLEKLAERFFPANYQECKAFLRHKMTLISTQVLKANGIPFNKITQEPGEIMITFPYGYHAGFNHGFNCAESTNFATERWIEYGKRASVCNCRPDMVKISMETFVRRFQPERYERWLRGEDFGYHPEDPTNYYAAPKPMLPKNFKSRCPDAPVPQKRGCAPLKMEKKKTVKKTSEKAKDRLKSVWSKLEGRECGVATDLLIDGPVKSSNNLRFHTQTINLINNNTV, translated from the exons ATGACAACACCGAGAATAATGGTCTTTCGACCAACGTGGGAAGAGTTCCAAGACTTCTCCGCGTACGTGGACTACATGGAATCGAAGGGAGCACACAAGGCTGGGCTGGTAAAG GTTGTTCCACCGCCGGAGTGGATTCCGCGCAAGCAGGGCTACGacatcaaagacataaacataaacattcgcACTCCCATCGAGCAGGAGGTATCCGGGAGGCAGGGTATTTACCAGCAGAttaacatccagaaacgtgcAATGACGGTGCAGGAGTTTTACGAGAAAGCCAAACAGGAACGGCATGCCACACCGAAGCATTTCGACTATGCGGATATAGAGAAGAAATTTTGGAAAAACATTACGTATGTGGCACCGATCTACGGCGCGGACGTACCGGGCAGCATCACCGATCCGGATGTCAAAGTGTGGAACATCAACTGCCTGGGAACCATCCTGGACTACGTGAATGCCGATTATAATATTTCGATCGCCGGTGTGAACACCGCCTACCTGTACTTCGGCATGTGGAAGACCACGTTCGCTTGGCACACGGAAGATATGGATCTGTATTCGATAAACTATTTGCACTTTGGGGCACCGAAAACGTGGTACGCGATTCCTCCCGAGCACGGGCGGAAACTGGAGAAGTTGGCTGAACGCTTCTTTCCGGCAAACTACCAGGAGTGTAAGGCGTTCCTGCGCCACAAGATGACGCTCATCAGCACGCAGGTACTGAAAGCGAATGGCATCCCGTTCAACAAGATTACTCAGGAGCCGGGAGAGATTATGATAACCTTCCCGTACGGTTACCATGCCGGGTTTAACCATGGATTCAACTGTGCGGAATCGACCAACTTTGCCACGGAACGATGGATCGAGTACGGCAAGCGTGCGTCGGTGTGCAACTGCCGGCCGGACATGGTGAAAATTTCGATGGAAACGTTCGTCCGTCGCTTCCAACCGGAGCGGTACGAGCGTTGGCTAAGAGGTGAAGATTTCGGCTACCATCCGGAGGACCCCACCAACTACTATGCGGCACCGAAGCCAATGCTTcccaaaaattttaaaag CAGATGTCCCGATGCGCCAGTGCCGCAGAAACGTGGCTGTGCTCCGCTAAAgatggagaagaagaagacagtGAAAAAGACGAGCGAAAAGGCGAAAGATAGACTGAAATCCGTCTGGAGCAAGCTGGAGGGTCGAGAGTGCGGTGTCGCAACCGATCTGCTCATCGATGGACCGGTCAAGAGCAGCAACAACCTTCGCTTCCATACGCAAACCATTAACTtgatcaacaacaacactgTCTAG